From Solibaculum mannosilyticum:
GCAGGGAGATCATCCCCCTCCAGTTCCTCAAGGCGGTATTGCCCGATCCCGCCACTCTGGCTCCCCGTACCAAAGGTAAAACCAACATCGGCTGCATCTTCCAGGGCGTCAAGGACGGCAAAGAAAAGACCTATTATCTCTACAACGTCTGCGATCATCAGGCATGCTACCGTGAGGTAGGCAGTCAGGCCATTTCCTACACCACCGGCGTCCCCGCTATGATCGGCACCGCCATGATCCTCACCGGTAAGTGGAATACCCCAGGCGTCCACAACATCGAGGAATTCGATCCCGATCCCTTTATGGACATGCTCAATCGTTTTGGTCTGCCGTGGCAGGAGAGCTTCCAGCCGGAGCTCATCGACTGAGGGCCGCGGGATGAATTGTTTTGATCAAGTGCCGACCCCGTCCTTTGTGGTGGATGAAGGGCTGTTGAAACGGAATCTGGAGCTTTTACAGTCTATCCAGCAGCGCACCGGATGCAAGATCCTGTTGGCCCAAAAGGCCTTTTCCATGTATCGCGTTTATCCCTTGATAGGGCGCTATTTGGCTGGAACTACAGCAAGTTCCCTCTTCGAGGCCAGGCTCGGCCGGGAGGAAATGGGAGGAGAAGTGCACATCTATTCCCCGGCCTATCGAGAGGACGAGATGGATCAAATCGCCTCCATCTGCGACCATATTGTCTTTAACTCCCCCAGCCAATGGATGCGCTTCCGAAATCAAATTCAGGCATCGGGACGCAGTATTTCCTGCGGCATCCGGATTAACCCTGAATATTCGGAGATTGAAACCGATCTCTATAACCCCTGTTTCACCGGTTCTCGTATGGGTACTACCTTAGCCCATTTGGATCCCGCCCAAATGGAGGGCATCGAGGGCCTTCATTTCCACACCATGTGCGAACAAAATTCCGATACCCTAGCCCGTACCATCCAAGTGGTGGATGAAAAATTCGGTCATCTTCTCCAACACATGAAATGGATCAATTTTGGCGGCGGGCATCATATCACTCGCTCGGACTACGATGTGGAATGCCTTATCCGATCCATCACCTTTATGCAGGAAAAATACGGTCTTCAAGTCTACTTAGAGCCGGGCGAAGGCGTGGTGCTCAACACCGGCTTTTTGGTGACGTCGGTGCTGGATACCCTTCAGAACGGCATGGATCTGGCCATCGTGGATACTTCCGCTGCCTGCCACATGCCCGACGTTTTGGAGATGCCCTATCGTCCCCCCCTGCTGGGATCGGGTGATCCGGATGAATATCCTTACACCTATCGTTTGGGCGGTCCCACCTGTCTGGCCGGCGACATCATTGGAGACTACTCCTTCCCCCATCCCCTAAAGCCGGGAGATCGTTTGGTGTTCGGCGATATGGCTCTCTACACCATGGTCAAGACCAACACCTTTAACGGCGTGAACCTTCCCTCTATTGTACTTCAGCACGAGGATGGAAGCTTTGAAATCGTCAAACAGTTTGGATATGAGGATTTTAAATCCCGCTTATCCTAAAATAGTATCCAAGAAGCAGCCGGAGATATATCAATCCCTCGGCTGCTTTTTTGCGTCCTTTTGGCATGTTTTCCGTTTTTTATCCCATAATGATACTTGCAGAAAAATTGGGAGATGGATTTTTTAAGAAAATTTTGCCTCTACAAATCGCCAAAAAAGCGGGAATTTGGACTTTAAGCCCTGTACATCATGCCCGTCATGTGGTATAATTTTGAAGATATTTTTTAAAGAACATACAAGGTTCTAATTCATTAAATCTGCCTGGCCTTCTGGGTCGGGATTACGAAGG
This genomic window contains:
- the nspC gene encoding carboxynorspermidine decarboxylase, producing MNCFDQVPTPSFVVDEGLLKRNLELLQSIQQRTGCKILLAQKAFSMYRVYPLIGRYLAGTTASSLFEARLGREEMGGEVHIYSPAYREDEMDQIASICDHIVFNSPSQWMRFRNQIQASGRSISCGIRINPEYSEIETDLYNPCFTGSRMGTTLAHLDPAQMEGIEGLHFHTMCEQNSDTLARTIQVVDEKFGHLLQHMKWINFGGGHHITRSDYDVECLIRSITFMQEKYGLQVYLEPGEGVVLNTGFLVTSVLDTLQNGMDLAIVDTSAACHMPDVLEMPYRPPLLGSGDPDEYPYTYRLGGPTCLAGDIIGDYSFPHPLKPGDRLVFGDMALYTMVKTNTFNGVNLPSIVLQHEDGSFEIVKQFGYEDFKSRLS